The nucleotide window attattttatagtctatattcacgctattatcattttgactattattaaagagattattaaaataatttctttatctttctttaatgtcctcaaatttcaccaatacttttccttctttatccttaatgcacctaacttgattgagattttaacatttcctttctctcctccttgctaatctataaatatctttctcctcttctttagttctaagtttctcatataacttttcaaaggcatgtgttcttgcttgactaactaccTTTTTTGGCTCTTTGTttactatcttgtactgttcatatgcctaattattatcacatttagataatttcttataccattccctttttctcttcactgccttttttaCTTCCTCAtttcaccaccatctctcttttgagggtggtccatgtcctttagactctccaagtacttttctagctacttctctaatctttgatgccatctgtatccacatatcattggcctctatatctagcttccatgcttcggactcaagaagctcatttttgaacttcacttgctttactcctttgaactcccactactttgttcgagctacactatttcttctgaccttgcttgaattgtttctaaacttgacatccaagaccactaaccaatgttgacttgttaaagcctctcctggaatgaccttgtaatccttgcatagagctctatttgtcttcctggttaagaggaagtcgatttggcttctatgttgctcacttttgaaagtcactaaatgtgactctctttttataaagtaggtatttgctagtattaggtcgtatgccatagcaaaatccaggatgctttttccctccttatttcaactgccaaaaccaaaacctccatgaacattctcataacctttcctatcacttcctacatgtccattcaaatctccaccaatgaaaatattctcttcattcggtatgctttataTTAGATCATCTATATCTTCcccaaacctttgtttactctcactatctagtcctatttgtggggcataagcactaactacatttattgtttctccttctagtactagttttactagtataattctatctcctactcttttcacagctattacagcatttttcaatgtcctgtctatgattatgcccactccattcttgttcctctcctttctgaaggaacggaagcgtgaaaaacacaagtttataccattgaattcaaaaattttcacctagggtcacatgcatcatgcaagatttatttttatctatttgatttcaatgataaacaacatattaaaactcttttaatatgtttttggatctgtattttccatttaagattttaaaattaatcagattaattttagaaccctagattaaatcaagaacgattacactaacctcttgatgcactgcagcgtgtctgcgcctttgagattcgtcttcaggacaccagatgttgtccctctagcttgtccacaccaagaacacctatggcagcccttgaacagcttctaaagccttttctattaattagaaattcaagttctgccttttaagagattagagatgtaaacaggacactagaaacaatttctagtgttcttaattcaagagattgatggctaatctctttgaattgatgagagatgaagaagaatagagggagggctgcaaaatggcatgacaaaggagtgtggctgctggttgtgttttattttctcataacaacacttaaatagctaggttaacacattaaacccttgccacatgtcaccctttgattagctctaggtttaagtgacccaatcacattgtgccaagtgtcaaacctatatgtaatcttgattttaatcatcttacatgattaaaaaaacatttggcaagcttatgtattatgccatgtgtcaccatctcatggtgccacgtgtcacactgcaaaatgaccaaaatgcccctgtgtcttaattttgagttctcaacccaaaataattatttttcttcttctaattaatttatatcaaatataaattaattaattaatctctattaattaatttctcattaattaaattcatatttaaacactttaaatataaatttaacttatattatacatccaataatctagatttggtttcaagtcatgctagggactttgcaaactaattgcaaactaaacctatttaattaatcaattaaactctttaattaattaattaaatcatatttaattaggtgataacttgtgtatgtgtgtgacttactaggctcatcactaattggcaatgagacatgatatcaactcttaatatcatcagaactctttcttatcataaatgatttctctaaatcattttatgaacctcatagaccatggttaacacctagcatagcatgccatggccacccaattagtaataaggtttaccttatatgaacctataatcatatgttaccatgcactagaatctctctgttacaaaatcccaactcaagctagagtcatggtttatgtcaaactccatttgctatgaatattatgttctcttttaattccagttcttgattaaaaagattttctcatcagaaactcttttctgaataaatctatctgtcctggccaggaacttgaaacatcaagaacaattaaatgaacataggattttatctctatttacttagaggcagattccatcttgatcaacacctacctccatatataactagtaggagccaacacatgcccatatacccatatacaacaagtatgaaagcagatcaaactcaaactacctatatacaagataactgtgctatctcaggtctaaagattatatgcactgatatgatttatgaaaaaacattgacaagagtaaactccatgtgcttgtcataagtgtcactggttcggcctacttatcatttataagtgcctatcatgtttgttatatggcatgagactcaccattccatcttatttatatctcatataaataacttgggaacaaacacgaatacaatctttctggataagtcatgtccttattatgaagtatcctcgattgtgaacctatttatgatactttgtgctagaaatattgtcactcatattcttaacaacttaagaataatatttctaacaaaatatcaatggaccttttctattatacataaatatattatgtaaacggaaaagtggaaatgccttttattaataaaatatgtacaagatacatactaaatgatatgctctagggcatactactaacacttttcggtaaatcacagtttgtagcctgaattacccacttccttgcttttctctcctacctatttagtctcctgaatgcaagcaatattcaccatttTTCTTTCCAAggcatccacaagctccattaattttcctgtaagtgatccaacattctaagtgtcaaccctgattctcctcctatcctgttcatTCCTAATTGatttccttctatgatatcttttattgttctctatgcctatcttgtgttctgttccactatatattctactatctgtcctatggaccaacttctttacccacaccagtccataatatggaaacctttgctcatttaacaccacacctgGGCGCCGGCATAGCGCGtcactttcggtgaacgccctacacccttgcatatttctcactacacccaggctctgatgtagcgcgtcgtaagtagaggatgccccaatgtTTATATTATTTGAATTCATATCATAGGGTGTAATGAAATTTTTACATTGGTTGTCACCTACCACAACCCTTCTCCTTTGTCCGGACTTAGGACCGACTAAGCATAaattacttaggcggagttaattGCTTGCTACTATATATTGAAAAATTACAGGAAAAATTTATTGTATATTCACTTATAAATTATTTTCGTTACTTAAAAAgctgttttttcttttcttaatatgTTACATATGATAGTAGAGATAGATTGCtggaaaatttttaatattatgttaTCCGATACTGAGAATTGCTCAGAAATAAagttattttggattgtaaatctTTTTAtctcattgttttgaattgatttacctGACAAAGTAAGAATGGCTTTATTATGTGTTATTCTCATATTTTAGGAAGAGTAATAAGACCGGCTTTATTGCGTATTATTCACGCATTTTAAAAAGAATACCACTGAATTTTGACCCCCTCCACATCTAAGTCTGCGTCCACTCCTGAGTAGATGTTTATTAACAATAAAATTCTGCATGTGTGTGAACTCAAATAAGGTGAAGATTCAACATACAAACAACATCACTGCATGGTAAAGCCATTCAGAAGCTTGTCTTTCAGTTGCAAGCCTTGAAATCCAATACCTGCACAAAGGAACATACCCAAGTCCATCCTgcactttttctcttttttttactgTCCATTCTTGGTTTCAGCCTTACCTTAAATTAGATTATTCTAGAAAATGGGCAATCCAGGATACATTATGTATGTTGAGAAATTAAACAGAGTATTTTGGGTGGGCGCCTAGAGGGTCTGGACCCTATAATGCAGCCACTTGTTAAGACGTAACATAGTTATATGTTGTAGAAATAACTGAAAATTCACCAAAGACTGAAATGACTTTTTGGGTTCATTTCAACTAAGCAAACCCTTCAACTTTTACTGATTTATGGTAATAAGGATATTCCTCACTTGGTCTTTGGCAAGCCACTGCTATTTTAGGATTTTCCTGGCTTAATGTAGAACCCTTTTGGAGTTATTACTAAAAAGCTCAAGGATTGGTGTCATTTTgcattaattaaaagaaaaagaatcAAGCAACCCATACTTAATTTGATGGCTAAGATTTCAAGTTGGTGTATTTCCTTTGAGATATAAAAGAGATATAGATGGCAATAATCTTTAAATTGTAAAATAAAAGcttatataattttctttgcttacTTGcacattttattgtgaaaattgaTGCCACCACGAAATTGTAggaaaacaagaaaaaaaaaattacaaaagcaATGAGGCTTTAGCTTGCATTACTGCAAGCCTGCAACTAGCTAGCCTTGTATCCCAAAAATTAAAAACCTGCATGAATAGTTATAACTATATACACTTGTATTATTTGAACCTCTCAAACCTTTTGGGCAGATGAAAATCCACTACTAAAGAAGCTTGTCTCAACTCACAAGGGGCTATGGAGCACGGCTGCGGTCCCTGTCCAGTATCCCTTCCATAACGATCTTCTTCTTGTACTCGTCTAAATCCATTGATCCTGAATTAGCCTTATTTTTCAGTAATTTCTTTCCAGAATTCCAGTTTGGAACAAAGAAAAGCCAAGTCGAAGTGCACAAAATAGCATATACCTTACCCCAGAAGACCAGAACCAAGAGAGTCACCAGAAGCAAGAACAACCCTGCATTAGAACTATAATGCCCTTTTCCAAATTTCTCTTGCTTCATGTCCAGATTCTTTTTGGTTTCCATTGAATTATTATATGATTCAAATGGAAGTCTCCTGTCAGACTTTGAAATCGTGGAATTCAGTGATGAATTACGTGAAGTCCTGGCAGACGAATTCATAATAGGAGCAAAAGTAACATTTGTTCCGTCATTTTTCCTGGAAAGACTTTGAAATGATGAGCTTCCCATCAAATTCTTTTCAGCTTTTGCCGATGGATCGCCTTTAGACTGCTTCGTCTTCCCTGGAAACGCTTTTTTCTTGATCCTTTTAGCCTGTCAAACAACAGAACCCAAAATTCAAAAACAGAGCACCAATGGATCTATCTCTATATCACAATTGATCAACAATATTGGAAGCCAAAAAAATTTCTCACCAGTGTTGTCTCGAAGAGTACAGCCTTAACAGCACGCAAGAACTTCCTCTTAGTTTTCTTTTTCCGGTGACCAGCGGCATCTTTCTCCATTGTTGGTAAGAAGGGTGATTTTGGTGATGATGATAAAGCAGGGTACATCCGTGGAAAAACCACTCCATCTTTATGGTTCATCTCAATGTACTTGACAAAGGAATTTGAATTTCCCCTGCTACCATTAACAGAGCCTGAGCCATCCATGACCACCGGTCTAAAACATAAGAAAAGCTTGTTTCCTTTGTTTATTCTATCATGAGATTCCTTGTTGATGTTGGATTTTTGGAACTTGGTACAGTGCATGGCCGTTGCGATATTATATGGAAAGAAGAGAAGTGAAGGATGCCGGTGGTTGACGAAGGTGTGTGTATTGGCGGGGATTTAGGGGGTGTTTGTGCGAGAGAAAATAGTGGGGGAATCTGAGAAAACGAGGGAAAGAGCGATGTTTGTGTTGTGTTCTATATAAGGCGTGGGAAGGCCGGCTTTTAATGGCCGCTGCTGGTTTCTGCCGCTTTGCATGCTCCGTTAATAAGCTCACAAAAACTGAAGAATGATTACGATTAAAAATACCAAAAATTTGGTAATATGTTTTCATTTAATGGTACTAAAATGACAGGGAAAAAAGGACAAGGCAAACTTCTCGTCTGGGGTTTTGAATATCATTAGTTTGTCTTAAGAaacgaaaattaaaaaaaaaaaaaaaacaataatttaTTCAGTCTTAATTCGAACTAATTAAGTAAAATAGGAGGAGACTGGAAGAGGGAGGAAGGAAAATGGAAACAAGAATTTTTTGGTCTCCTCTATGTTTGCGGTATTTTTAAATGTTAAGGTGGTGAACgatactcaattcaactcaacttttatccaaaaaatttattGGGTTCtattatatggattctctttctacactctaaacgattttgggttaaatcctaaaaaatgtataatacttctaggtcatgttgtactgtcATATTATACTActttcctccaagtcagtttaggtctaccccttcttttttttctatcctctaactaatgtgctctacttgtctaactggagtcttCATATGACTACGCTTCACATAACCAAACTACTTCAATCTTccatctctcaacttatcctcaattagcaccactcctaccttttctctaatactctcattacggacttcatctagtctagtatggctatTCATCCTCCttgacattctcatctctgcaactctcatcttagacacatacgactccttcattgcccaataaaattttgcgatcacataaaactcccgtggcacgactctacttcaaccatcaggttttaatcctatgactaacatcctcctcacatcccctatTTACATGAAGAATTAAGCTAAgacatttaaagtgattactttgagacaATATCACTCTATCCAAaataactcattccctatcactaATTTGGCCTTTACTAAACTTGTAATGTatatattctgtcttcgtttTACTTAACTTAAATCCCTTTGACTCTTGAGTATTTCTCCAAAACTCTAGTTTTCTATTGACTACttatcgcgtctcatctatcagaactatatcaagttgtgaatgatattcatgtaaaatttttctaataaTGTGAATTTTAATATCCGAAATCCTAATCTTACAGAAAAGATTAAGAATTTATTAGGTAGAAAAAATATTAATCTTATGGGAGTAAATGTGTAGCATATGTGAATTATGATGGAAAAGCATGTAATGTTTACATTTACGAAGAAGAAGGATTCGTTGCGTGATTGAAAGCTTAGCACTGTACAGTATGACAAGTTGACGTCCAAATTAAGTCCAAAATTTTGAGAGGTATTAACAAGAATGATTCTTTGTTGCGTCCTGATCCTCCAAAGTCAATCCAATTCTTTACTACTttgtaataatatattatattatttatcatctaataataataataataatatcgcgTTATGCTCACGGGAAACGCTTGATTGTGCCTTTTGGGAGACGAAAAGAGAGGCCGATAATTTTTCCATTTATTTTGTTGACCAGAGGCGACTTTTACTTGGTCTTTTGTTTTATGATGACTCCACTTTGCCAGAGTCTTTACTTCTTTAAATTCTTTGTATAGattgatttaattaaaaagaataaaataaatattatattaaattattttattattattattattattcaaataatatttAGATGGGTTATATCCAAACTTTGTTTATCTCAATATTCCATACTTCATTCTGAAAAAAAAATTTCCTAGTTTGAAACTCTATTAAAAATAAGTTTAATGGGATGGaatttatcttttttttctttctctctttgGAAATCACTATAATCAATGGTCCAAGTCCATCATTTTCTAGTTTGATTTTTATAGACATAATGGTTCAAGTATATTCTTCTTtttcaattgatcaaattatCCCTCTTCACAACGACCAATTAAACTCAAATTTTCCCTCAAAAAGGCATCAACAAGTTAAGATTGGAATCACACTTTAATTGGATTTGGATGTATTAGTTGAGTTTGACTGAAGTTCATATTAGCTGCAAACAAATAATAAGAAAACTAAAATTATTATAACTTTGGCTTAACTCATCTTTAGTCAGCAAAAAGGTTGGTAGAACAATAAGGATAACAACGATCCTAGTTTTGGTGGGTATCCTATCCGACCGAATCCTAATAGGATGAGTTTGGGTATTATATAATTGGATTTGAGGTAGGTTCGGGTTTGAAAAATAATACCCATAATGGTTTGAATTTTACATGTTGGATATTTGTTATCtaaatttgtttatataaatatttaattaaatataaaatatatatttttaataataatatttataaatttttataaattttattttatataaaataaaattcaaatattttatgaaattattaaatttttaaaatataaattattaattaaaataattttttatttaaaatatttattaaaatatataaaataaaatgggTTCAGATTTTTTCCAGTAATAATAATCGGGTTTGGTACAGGTTGGataattgagaataaattttaatcgaattatTTTCACGGGCACCTTATCCATTGCCATTCCCATAGAACAAGCTTGCAATTTGCTTTTATGTATTTTATGATATTTCCAATTTGTAtgtatatttattaatatttggattccatttatttcacaaaaaattttcagaattttctagcatttgaaacatttaaaaaaattagtcAATAGGAAatatttttctgattaaatttaaaattatcattttttaaaaaattgacttttttttttcaaaagagaaaatcatttttcattttttgaattttgataatcttattaaaatatgaaaatacatACATGAAATAAATACGTAACTATACaaagaaaaatattataaaaatatttttcatatacaagTTATTTTCCGTTGAATAAACGGgtcttgaaattaaatttttttttattaagactCCGTTCGTTTCATAGAAAATAACTTGTATATAGCaactatttttcataaaaatgtttctaaaaaaatattttatgttatttaattataatattaaattaattatatatattcatTCCATGTATGTATAAgtattttttacattttaataagattatcaaagtctacaaaataaaaaataacttaaaaaaataaagttatttttttaaaataacttaattttcttttgatcgagaaaatatttttcattaactaATTTTTTAAAGTGCTTCaaactttaaaaaattcaaaaaaatatttaaaaataatatttcctGAAACAAACGAagctaaattttaaatttggttATCTCAGCCTTAAAATTATTCCTTAACATTATTCTGATATTATTATTAAGTAAACAATTTgattaatattgaaaatttttattagttgCCTATATGGCATGCTCATGATATATTTGCACTTCTATAATGACTAGTCAAatgatatatattaaaatttaaccaaTATTAgacatgtaaataaatattttatattataagctTAAGCATATAATATAAAGGGCTTCTTTGAGATACATAAAGCGCTTATTAGATATTAAGGAATTTTATAAAAagatttgctataaatattttttatgcgCAGAATATATTTGGAATTTCATATTTTTAGTTCTCAAGTTAGATGAAATTGGTTATATTTGAgtcaaattttataatttaacatataaaatatgaaaatttatttttaaatatattatattatactaaCAAAATTTAGCTTTACTCAAATTAAATATAGTTGAAAAAGTGAGGGCGGTTAATATTTATGTAAACAAAGCTTAATGTTTGCGTAAACAAAATTGAGGGCCTCTGAA belongs to Hevea brasiliensis isolate MT/VB/25A 57/8 chromosome 4, ASM3005281v1, whole genome shotgun sequence and includes:
- the LOC110641378 gene encoding uncharacterized protein LOC110641378 isoform X1, with product MHCTKFQKSNINKESHDRINKGNKLFLCFRPVVMDGSGSVNGSRGNSNSFVKYIEMNHKDGVVFPRMYPALSSSPKSPFLPTMEKDAAGHRKKKTKRKFLRAVKAVLFETTLAKRIKKKAFPGKTKQSKGDPSAKAEKNLMGSSSFQSLSRKNDGTNVTFAPIMNSSARTSRNSSLNSTISKSDRRLPFESYNNSMETKKNLDMKQEKFGKGHYSSNAGLFLLLVTLLVLVFWGKVYAILCTSTWLFFVPNWNSGKKLLKNKANSGSMDLDEYKKKIVMEGILDRDRSRAP
- the LOC110641378 gene encoding uncharacterized protein LOC110641378 isoform X2, giving the protein MHCTKFQKSNINKESHDRINKGNKLFLCFRPVVMDGSGSVNGSRGNSNSFVKYIEMNHKDGVVFPRMYPALSSSPKSPFLPTMEKDAAGHRKKKTKRKFLRAVKAVLFETTLAKRIKKKAFPGKTKQSKGDPSAKAEKNLMGSSSFQSLSRKNDGTNVTFAPIMNSSARTSRNSSLNSTISKSDRRLPFESYNNSMETKKNLDMKQEKFGKGHYSSNAGLFLLLVTLLVLVFWGKDQWI